One window from the genome of Mucilaginibacter ginsenosidivorans encodes:
- a CDS encoding NAD(P)H-binding protein, producing MKVLLAGANSYIASQLIPCLIEKGHQVICVARDKKYFSAQHNYDGVVVLNGDLLRSHSIEEFPVDIDAAFYLANRLTQTSGFAGLEALSAQNFMDALNKTHCSQLITVGDLHAASREHIEKILAAGRASLTGLQTSMIVGPGSISMELFRALTENKPIVITKAWSEANIQPIYIGDLLGYLLDCLLNRTTYNRKFEIGGPQTITFKQMLLLYIATYADEKPNIVTLPRLNSRLAAYLANFLSPINYPEAQSLLENLRYDSVCEEDCIKDILPRECVTFKQSLQLIHNHTEKSMSV from the coding sequence ATGAAAGTATTGCTTGCCGGTGCGAACAGTTACATTGCCAGCCAACTTATACCTTGCCTGATAGAAAAAGGGCACCAGGTTATATGTGTTGCCCGCGACAAGAAATATTTTTCAGCTCAGCATAATTATGACGGAGTTGTAGTTCTTAATGGCGATCTGCTGCGGTCGCACAGCATCGAAGAGTTCCCTGTAGATATTGATGCTGCATTTTACCTGGCCAACCGGCTTACGCAAACTTCGGGCTTCGCCGGGCTCGAGGCGTTATCTGCCCAAAATTTCATGGACGCATTGAATAAGACCCACTGCAGCCAGTTGATAACGGTAGGCGATCTGCATGCGGCTTCGCGCGAGCATATCGAAAAAATACTCGCCGCCGGCCGCGCTTCGCTGACAGGCTTACAAACCTCTATGATCGTCGGGCCGGGCAGTATTTCCATGGAACTTTTCAGGGCATTGACGGAAAATAAGCCGATCGTGATAACCAAAGCATGGTCCGAAGCTAATATACAGCCTATTTATATCGGCGACTTATTGGGCTACCTGCTCGATTGTTTGCTTAACCGCACAACTTACAACCGCAAATTTGAAATTGGCGGCCCGCAAACCATCACGTTTAAGCAAATGCTGTTGTTGTATATAGCCACTTATGCCGACGAGAAACCAAACATTGTAACACTGCCACGGTTAAACTCCAGGCTGGCGGCGTACCTCGCAAACTTCCTGTCGCCGATCAATTATCCTGAGGCACAAAGCCTGCTCGAAAATTTGAGATACGATTCTGTTTGCGAGGAAGATTGCATAAAAGACATTTTACCCCGCGAGTGCGTCACCTTCAAGCAATCGCTGCAGTTGATACATAATCATACCGAAAAATCGATGTCGGTGTAA
- the odhB gene encoding 2-oxoglutarate dehydrogenase complex dihydrolipoyllysine-residue succinyltransferase, whose product MSLEIKVPPVGESITEVTLSRWLKKDGDSIAMDEVIAELESDKATFELTAEKAGTLQTVAKEGDTLAIGAVVASINDNGAATPAREAVPAPAASQPQPEVVANAPAPAPVAQANEGGSLEIKVPAVGESITEVTLSRWLKKDGDTVAMDEALAELESDKATFELTAEKAGVLKTIAKEGDVLPIGAVVCSIEGAGSAAASAPKTETPATATTATAQNSEKTYASGTPSPAAAKILAEKGIDPSLVPGNGVGGRITKADAMTAVTADLVSENPQGGGRVSTPASLKTEVKAPEAATPKTPDGRERREKMSPLRKTVARRLVAVKNETAMLTTFNEVDMSPIMEIRSKYKDKFKEKHDVGLGFMSFFTKAVCEALKEWPAVGARIEGEEIVYSNFADISIAVSAPKGLVVPVIRNADSMSLAEIEKAVAALAAKARDNKLTIDEMTGGTFTITNGGVFGSMMSTPIINSPQSAILGMHNIIERPVAVNGQVVIKPMMYVALSYDHRIIDGRESVSFLVRVKQLLEDPARLLLGV is encoded by the coding sequence ATGAGTTTAGAGATAAAAGTTCCGCCGGTAGGCGAATCAATAACCGAGGTAACCCTCTCGCGATGGCTGAAAAAAGACGGCGATAGTATTGCCATGGACGAAGTAATTGCCGAGTTGGAATCTGACAAGGCTACTTTTGAACTTACCGCCGAAAAAGCCGGGACTTTACAAACGGTAGCTAAGGAAGGGGATACCCTTGCTATTGGCGCCGTAGTTGCCAGTATTAATGACAATGGAGCAGCCACGCCGGCCAGGGAAGCCGTTCCCGCGCCTGCTGCATCTCAGCCGCAGCCGGAGGTCGTGGCCAATGCACCTGCCCCGGCGCCTGTCGCCCAGGCGAATGAGGGCGGCTCGCTAGAGATCAAAGTTCCGGCGGTAGGGGAATCTATTACCGAAGTGACATTGTCGCGCTGGCTGAAAAAAGACGGGGATACTGTTGCTATGGATGAAGCACTGGCAGAATTGGAATCGGACAAAGCTACTTTCGAACTTACTGCCGAAAAGGCCGGGGTATTAAAGACCATAGCCAAAGAGGGCGACGTTTTGCCTATCGGCGCTGTAGTTTGTTCTATTGAAGGAGCCGGCTCAGCTGCTGCCTCTGCTCCTAAAACCGAAACTCCGGCAACTGCTACGACGGCCACCGCTCAAAATTCCGAAAAAACTTACGCCTCGGGCACGCCTTCGCCTGCTGCGGCAAAAATATTGGCTGAAAAAGGCATCGACCCCTCGCTCGTTCCGGGAAACGGTGTGGGCGGGCGTATAACCAAAGCCGACGCGATGACCGCCGTTACTGCCGACCTTGTATCGGAAAACCCACAGGGCGGTGGCAGGGTTTCGACGCCGGCAAGCCTTAAAACCGAGGTTAAAGCTCCTGAAGCTGCTACGCCTAAAACGCCGGATGGCAGAGAGCGCAGGGAGAAAATGTCGCCCCTGCGCAAAACGGTAGCCCGCAGGCTGGTAGCTGTGAAGAACGAGACCGCGATGCTGACCACATTTAACGAAGTGGATATGTCGCCAATAATGGAGATCCGTTCCAAATACAAGGATAAATTTAAAGAGAAACATGACGTTGGCCTCGGCTTTATGTCATTCTTCACCAAAGCGGTTTGCGAAGCTTTGAAGGAATGGCCGGCAGTAGGTGCGCGCATTGAAGGTGAAGAGATAGTTTACAGCAATTTTGCAGATATATCTATCGCCGTATCTGCGCCGAAGGGCCTGGTAGTACCTGTTATTCGCAATGCCGACAGTATGAGCCTGGCCGAAATTGAAAAAGCAGTAGCTGCCCTGGCTGCCAAAGCGCGTGATAATAAACTGACCATCGATGAGATGACAGGTGGTACCTTTACGATAACCAACGGCGGTGTATTTGGCTCGATGATGTCGACGCCGATCATCAATTCGCCTCAGTCGGCTATATTGGGTATGCACAATATTATCGAGCGACCTGTTGCAGTGAACGGACAGGTGGTGATCAAACCGATGATGTATGTGGCCCTGTCTTATGACCACCGTATCATCGACGGGCGCGAATCGGTAAGCTTTCTGGTGAGAGTGAAACAATTACTGGAAGACCCGGCGAGGTTATTGCTGGGTGTATGA
- a CDS encoding OB-fold protein, which yields MWKKIIFGVIAAIFVVAASGWYYVFEYSETHHRSVENEKATVVTATRIVKDFEANEASANARYLDKAIEVKGVILKKEKDQAGNTTITLKSGDPFANIFCTLKPGRYDLRDSVIVVKGICTGFLSDVVLNGAVVVKD from the coding sequence ATGTGGAAGAAGATTATTTTTGGAGTTATAGCGGCAATTTTTGTAGTTGCTGCAAGCGGGTGGTATTATGTTTTTGAATACTCAGAAACTCACCACAGAAGTGTTGAAAATGAAAAGGCGACAGTAGTTACGGCGACCCGGATAGTTAAGGATTTTGAGGCAAATGAAGCTTCAGCTAATGCAAGGTACCTGGATAAGGCCATTGAGGTGAAGGGGGTGATCTTAAAAAAAGAGAAGGACCAGGCCGGTAATACAACAATTACCTTAAAAAGCGGGGACCCATTTGCCAATATTTTTTGTACACTAAAGCCGGGCAGGTACGATCTGCGAGATTCAGTTATTGTAGTAAAAGGCATTTGTACTGGCTTTTTAAGTGATGTGGTGTTGAACGGAGCAGTTGTTGTTAAGGATTGA
- a CDS encoding DUF5777 family beta-barrel protein, with the protein MQDEQNKKDKKQTTEITTSIFKTTRIVNGQSIENTGAGILDLKISHRFGTVNTGAYNFFGLDQASMRIGLDYGVTSRLEVGIGRSTFNKEFDGFFKYRILRQSTGKVNMPLSVSVVSTGILRTVKDAPADYPIHYSDHLNYVNQVIVARKFGDYFSLQFVPTMVHYNIVPTTAFRNDLYSLGTGFRLRLSKRVNLTGEYYYQFERLQGYYNAASVGFDIETGGHVFQLFFTNSTGINERSVITQTDGRWANGGIHFGFNISRVFVVSKHKK; encoded by the coding sequence ATGCAAGACGAACAAAATAAGAAAGATAAAAAACAAACGACGGAAATAACCACATCTATATTTAAAACTACGCGAATAGTCAACGGACAATCAATTGAAAATACCGGTGCAGGTATTTTGGACCTGAAGATATCGCACAGGTTCGGGACGGTGAACACCGGAGCGTATAATTTTTTTGGGCTTGACCAGGCCTCTATGCGTATCGGATTGGACTACGGTGTCACAAGCCGGCTGGAGGTCGGCATTGGGCGAAGTACCTTTAATAAGGAGTTTGACGGATTTTTTAAATACAGGATATTACGCCAGTCGACAGGCAAAGTAAATATGCCGCTATCGGTCAGTGTAGTATCGACCGGCATTTTGCGTACGGTTAAAGATGCGCCGGCAGATTATCCGATTCACTACTCCGATCATCTAAACTACGTAAACCAGGTTATTGTGGCGAGAAAATTTGGTGATTATTTCTCCCTTCAGTTTGTACCAACCATGGTGCATTATAACATAGTGCCGACGACCGCTTTTAGAAACGACCTTTATTCACTCGGAACCGGTTTCCGCTTGAGACTGTCAAAAAGAGTGAATCTTACAGGGGAGTATTATTACCAGTTTGAACGGTTGCAGGGATATTACAACGCCGCATCGGTCGGGTTTGACATCGAAACGGGGGGGCATGTTTTCCAGCTGTTTTTTACCAACTCGACCGGAATAAATGAAAGAAGTGTGATTACCCAGACAGATGGACGCTGGGCAAATGGCGGCATCCATTTTGGTTTCAATATCTCGCGGGTATTTGTGGTTTCCAAACATAAAAAGTAA
- a CDS encoding RidA family protein: protein MKKLLILPLLLLAKLSFAQADTSLVKFINPASVSTPRGYSHAAIVDLGNCKMLIISGQVALDNKGNLVGKDDFGKQAEQVFQNIKSIVEATGGKMDNVVKLGFFVRDVSQLQALRAVRDKFINVKNPPASTLVQVSKLFRDDILLEVEATAVIPKNR, encoded by the coding sequence ATGAAGAAGCTGCTGATCCTACCATTACTGCTTTTGGCAAAACTGTCGTTCGCACAGGCTGATACTTCTTTGGTTAAATTTATAAACCCGGCATCGGTTTCAACTCCGAGAGGTTATTCGCACGCGGCTATTGTGGATCTTGGAAACTGTAAAATGCTGATCATATCGGGGCAGGTGGCCCTTGATAATAAAGGAAACCTTGTTGGGAAAGACGATTTCGGTAAACAAGCCGAACAGGTGTTTCAGAATATCAAAAGTATAGTTGAGGCAACCGGCGGAAAAATGGACAATGTTGTTAAACTTGGCTTTTTTGTGCGCGATGTAAGCCAGCTGCAAGCGTTGCGCGCTGTAAGGGACAAGTTTATCAACGTCAAAAATCCACCTGCAAGCACGCTTGTCCAGGTTAGTAAACTGTTCAGGGATGATATTTTATTAGAGGTAGAAGCGACGGCGGTGATTCCGAAAAACAGATGA
- a CDS encoding type II toxin-antitoxin system RatA family toxin encodes MRPLKLSEKILINKGSQLVFDYTQDYSNRLLWDTFLKKAELIDGAENAGVGVKAWCVARNGLGMETKYVTFNRPKNTAVKMTRGPLMFKSFSGSWLFRELEHEQTEVAFIYSFRLRFPFYIFKRTIKNSLQRNVRKRLADLKTCIEGT; translated from the coding sequence ATGAGACCCCTGAAACTTTCTGAAAAGATCCTTATCAATAAGGGCTCCCAATTGGTGTTCGATTACACACAGGACTATTCAAATCGTCTTTTATGGGATACTTTCCTTAAAAAAGCTGAGCTTATTGATGGCGCTGAAAACGCCGGAGTAGGAGTAAAGGCATGGTGCGTCGCCCGTAACGGTTTGGGTATGGAGACAAAATACGTGACCTTCAATCGCCCGAAAAATACCGCGGTAAAAATGACCAGGGGACCGCTTATGTTCAAATCGTTTTCGGGGTCATGGCTGTTCCGGGAATTGGAACATGAACAAACTGAAGTTGCCTTCATTTATTCTTTTCGATTGCGATTCCCTTTTTACATATTTAAGCGCACTATTAAAAATAGCCTTCAACGCAACGTCCGGAAAAGACTAGCAGACCTGAAAACCTGTATCGAAGGGACATAA
- a CDS encoding cytochrome c produces MKKPLLIVAAFFAVLFSCTHDAVNPSNPTSSSTGNTSGSTSGTGTGTGSGNGTNAICFQTDVLPLFQTYCASAGCHDAATAREELVLTSYANIMRGISANKPNSSKYYQVIADGSMPPRNSPKLSSAQIATIANWIKAGATNNTCVVATCDTTKTTYTNGVSQIFATYCNGCHGLAPGSGNVVLSDYASAKAAGVGMKINFLNAINYTSATPAMNMPQSGKLSDCQITQITKWINSGCPQ; encoded by the coding sequence ATGAAAAAGCCCCTATTAATCGTTGCGGCATTCTTTGCCGTACTGTTTTCGTGTACACATGATGCAGTAAACCCATCAAACCCCACCAGTTCATCCACCGGCAATACTTCTGGTAGTACAAGCGGGACCGGAACAGGTACCGGATCAGGAAACGGCACAAATGCCATCTGTTTCCAGACGGACGTGCTTCCATTATTTCAAACCTATTGCGCAAGTGCCGGCTGCCACGATGCGGCAACCGCCCGTGAGGAGTTGGTATTAACCAGCTACGCCAACATTATGCGTGGTATCTCAGCAAACAAGCCAAATTCGAGCAAATATTACCAGGTTATTGCAGATGGTTCGATGCCCCCGCGAAACTCTCCTAAATTAAGTTCGGCGCAAATAGCTACTATCGCTAATTGGATTAAAGCCGGGGCGACAAACAATACCTGCGTAGTAGCCACCTGCGATACCACGAAGACCACCTATACCAACGGCGTCTCTCAAATTTTTGCAACGTATTGCAATGGCTGTCATGGCCTGGCACCAGGATCGGGTAATGTTGTGTTAAGCGACTACGCCAGTGCAAAAGCCGCCGGTGTTGGAATGAAGATCAACTTTCTAAATGCCATTAATTATACTTCAGCAACCCCGGCTATGAATATGCCCCAGTCAGGTAAGTTGAGCGATTGCCAGATCACGCAAATAACCAAATGGATAAACAGCGGCTGTCCGCAATAA
- a CDS encoding YceI family protein — protein sequence MKKQTLLLVLIVASFQLQAQKLFATKTGQIKFNASSPLEQIVAINNQVDSKMIDKTGQIVFSALIKSFKFENQLMEDHFNENYMESSKIPKAEFKGYITNVSSVDFSKNGKYPITVEGTLAMHGVSQKVSTAGSIIIENGKPSISGSFKVKIKDYGITGLYIGEKIANEAEISINCKYE from the coding sequence ATGAAAAAACAGACGTTGCTCCTGGTTTTAATAGTTGCATCATTTCAGCTACAGGCGCAAAAATTATTCGCAACCAAAACAGGCCAGATCAAATTCAATGCAAGCAGCCCGCTTGAACAGATAGTCGCGATTAACAACCAGGTAGACAGCAAAATGATCGATAAAACCGGGCAAATAGTGTTTAGTGCGCTCATCAAAAGCTTCAAGTTCGAAAACCAGTTGATGGAGGACCATTTTAATGAGAATTATATGGAGAGTTCTAAAATTCCCAAAGCTGAATTTAAGGGATATATTACCAATGTATCATCAGTAGATTTTTCAAAAAATGGCAAATATCCTATTACGGTGGAAGGAACACTTGCTATGCATGGCGTGTCGCAAAAAGTGTCGACTGCCGGTAGCATAATAATCGAAAACGGGAAGCCATCCATAAGTGGGTCTTTTAAGGTCAAAATTAAGGACTATGGGATCACGGGACTTTATATTGGCGAAAAGATTGCCAATGAAGCTGAGATATCGATCAATTGTAAATATGAATAG
- a CDS encoding DASH family cryptochrome, with amino-acid sequence MSGKTILVWFRNDLRIHDNEILLEATKKADKVLPVYCFDPFYFKKTDIGLDKTGSIRARFLLESVASLRKNLHKLGSELIVRTGDPAEIIPQLAQQYQVSEVYHHREVAYEETEISEAVETALWKIKLNLKHFIGHTLYHKEDLPFPIKDIPDSFATFKKKIERDSDVRPCIETPRHIITPEIAEAGELPTLGDLGLRAPDADPRADFHYEGGETAALRQMHQYISSLDNMPLHKGARHMSDAPSRLSAWISLGCLSQRMVYHEVTKHANGAHTSGSPLILELLWRDYFRFMFKKHGRQFFNADGITDDLAQPAAGGDDVFELWKNGHTGVPFVDAAMHELNATGYIANNKRQIVAAFLINTLKADWRKGAAYFEEKLIDYSPASNFGNWAFVAGVANHTRDNRYFASVKLAEKPETESDFISTWLPEINDSNSLVEV; translated from the coding sequence ATGAGCGGAAAAACGATATTGGTTTGGTTCAGGAACGATCTTCGCATCCACGATAACGAAATATTGCTTGAGGCTACAAAAAAGGCAGACAAAGTACTCCCGGTGTACTGTTTCGACCCGTTCTATTTCAAAAAAACCGATATCGGCCTTGATAAAACAGGCAGTATTCGCGCCCGTTTTTTACTGGAGTCGGTGGCCAGCCTTCGCAAAAATCTGCATAAGCTGGGCAGTGAGTTGATAGTGCGGACGGGTGATCCGGCTGAGATCATCCCTCAACTGGCGCAACAATACCAGGTTAGCGAAGTATACCATCACCGCGAGGTTGCATACGAAGAAACAGAAATTTCAGAAGCTGTAGAGACAGCGCTTTGGAAGATAAAACTTAACCTCAAACATTTTATCGGTCACACATTGTACCATAAAGAGGACCTTCCATTCCCGATAAAGGATATTCCCGATAGTTTCGCAACTTTCAAAAAGAAGATAGAGCGCGACAGCGATGTTCGGCCCTGTATTGAAACTCCGCGGCATATCATTACACCGGAGATAGCAGAAGCAGGGGAGCTGCCAACGCTTGGCGACCTGGGTTTAAGAGCGCCTGATGCCGATCCGAGGGCGGATTTTCATTACGAAGGGGGAGAGACAGCTGCTTTGCGGCAAATGCATCAGTATATTTCGAGCCTGGATAACATGCCACTGCATAAAGGTGCAAGACACATGTCTGATGCGCCGTCACGGCTATCGGCGTGGATATCGCTTGGGTGCCTTTCGCAAAGGATGGTTTATCACGAAGTAACCAAGCATGCTAACGGTGCACATACTTCAGGATCTCCCCTGATATTGGAATTACTGTGGCGCGATTATTTCCGCTTCATGTTTAAAAAGCACGGCAGGCAATTTTTCAATGCCGATGGGATCACTGATGACCTTGCGCAACCGGCGGCTGGTGGAGACGATGTATTTGAACTTTGGAAAAACGGGCATACCGGAGTGCCTTTTGTAGATGCTGCCATGCATGAATTGAATGCGACCGGCTACATTGCCAATAATAAACGCCAGATAGTAGCCGCCTTTTTGATAAATACACTGAAAGCGGACTGGCGAAAGGGCGCTGCTTATTTTGAAGAAAAACTTATCGATTATTCGCCCGCAAGCAATTTTGGCAACTGGGCCTTCGTGGCCGGAGTAGCGAACCATACCCGTGACAACCGTTACTTTGCAAGCGTAAAACTGGCGGAAAAGCCGGAGACTGAAAGCGATTTTATCAGTACCTGGTTACCGGAGATCAACGACAGTAACAGCCTGGTCGAGGTTTAA
- a CDS encoding Dabb family protein yields the protein MYLHNTFVHHVHFWLKNKEDKTKLIEGLELLKPITHIRDMHIGVPADTNRDVIDSSYDVSLLLLFNTLEEEEAYQHDPTHVIFAEQYAKPLCSKVLVLDNVNI from the coding sequence ATGTATCTACACAACACATTCGTACATCATGTACACTTTTGGCTGAAAAACAAGGAAGACAAGACAAAACTTATCGAAGGTCTGGAATTGCTGAAGCCTATAACCCATATCCGCGATATGCATATTGGTGTGCCCGCCGATACCAACCGGGATGTGATAGACAGCTCGTACGATGTGTCACTTCTATTACTTTTTAACACACTTGAAGAAGAAGAAGCCTACCAGCACGACCCTACACACGTCATCTTCGCCGAACAGTATGCTAAACCCTTGTGTTCAAAGGTTCTGGTACTGGATAATGTAAATATTTAG
- a CDS encoding 2-oxoglutarate dehydrogenase E1 component, whose product MERLNYIDSGNAAYINTLYEAYTQDPEAVDFGWQKFFEGFDFGREAKGPISSGGEGSEHFLKEINVLNMINGYRTRGHLFTKTNPVRERRKYFPGKELETFGLSESDLDTVFNAGVEVGMGHAKLRDIRDMLEQTYCQSIGAEYRYIRNPIKIKWFEERMESNRNTPSFNTEEKLRMLDKLNHAVIFENFLGTKFLGQKRFSLEGAEALIPAMDSVIQKGAELGIQEFVIGMAHRGRLNVLANIMEKTYKEIFSEFEGKTYDAESGFGGDVKYHLGFSTDVEAKNGKKVHLSLCPNPSHLEAVDPVVEGLTRSKIDFKYNSDYTKIAPILIHGDASIAGQGIVYEVLQMEKLEGYRTGGTIHLVINNQIGFTTNFKDARSSTYCTDIAKTVLSPVFHVNGDDVEALAFVINMAMEYRQTFHDDVFIDILCYRRYGHNESDEPKFTQPLLYKAIEAHPNPREIYYQQLLAQGTINADQAKIMEKNFRDLLQQKLDESKAEDRFTDTIQMFEGAWEGLHLASAQDFTSPVNTAVTKDEFIDIAKKITTLPKDKEFFKKIEKLFEERSKMVTKTQTFDWAMGELLAYGSLLKEGHPVRLSGEDVKRGTFSHRHAVLTLVDSEEEYTPLDTLGTEAKFTIYNSLLSEYGVLGFEYGYALANPNALTIWEAQFGDFFNGAQIIVDQYIASAETKWQRGNGLVMLLPHGYEGQGPEHSSARIERFMELCADNNIQVANCTTPANFFHILRRQLHREFRKPLIIFTPKSLLRAPKCVSPVEDFTNGAFQEVIDDNYADAKKVKRVLFCSGKLYYELLEKQQADERRDVAIVRIEQLYPTPEQQMLKIKAKYSKATDFIWVQEEPENMGAWPYMCRKFRKSELQLDVVSRNEGSSTATGFAKQHASQQLYVISKAFDTPAGEAVKKTVKRTTNKMANVAAD is encoded by the coding sequence ATGGAGCGCCTAAATTATATTGACAGCGGTAACGCTGCCTACATTAATACACTTTACGAAGCATATACCCAGGACCCCGAAGCGGTCGATTTTGGATGGCAAAAATTCTTTGAAGGCTTTGACTTTGGCCGCGAGGCCAAAGGACCCATTTCCTCGGGTGGAGAGGGATCAGAGCATTTTTTAAAGGAGATCAATGTACTCAACATGATCAACGGGTACCGTACCCGCGGGCACTTGTTCACCAAAACAAACCCGGTGCGCGAGCGCCGCAAATATTTCCCCGGTAAGGAACTGGAGACATTTGGCCTGAGTGAGTCTGATCTTGATACGGTGTTTAACGCCGGGGTGGAAGTGGGCATGGGGCACGCCAAATTGCGTGATATCCGTGATATGCTGGAGCAAACCTACTGCCAGTCGATAGGGGCCGAATACAGATACATTCGCAATCCGATAAAGATCAAATGGTTTGAGGAACGGATGGAAAGCAACCGCAATACACCATCCTTCAATACCGAAGAGAAATTGCGGATGCTGGATAAATTGAATCATGCCGTAATTTTCGAGAATTTCCTTGGAACAAAATTCCTTGGCCAAAAGCGTTTCTCGCTTGAGGGGGCCGAAGCTTTGATCCCTGCAATGGACTCCGTAATTCAAAAAGGCGCCGAACTGGGTATACAGGAGTTTGTGATAGGTATGGCCCACCGTGGCCGGCTTAACGTGCTGGCCAATATCATGGAGAAAACCTACAAAGAGATTTTTTCAGAATTTGAGGGTAAAACCTATGATGCGGAATCAGGTTTTGGCGGCGACGTAAAGTATCACCTTGGTTTCTCTACCGACGTGGAGGCAAAGAATGGGAAAAAAGTGCATTTGAGCCTTTGCCCAAATCCTTCACACCTGGAGGCGGTGGACCCTGTAGTGGAAGGTCTGACCCGTTCGAAGATCGATTTTAAATACAATAGCGACTATACCAAAATAGCACCCATACTTATTCACGGCGACGCGTCTATAGCCGGCCAGGGTATTGTTTACGAGGTGTTGCAGATGGAAAAACTGGAGGGTTACCGCACCGGCGGCACCATTCACCTGGTGATCAATAACCAGATAGGTTTTACCACTAATTTTAAGGATGCGCGTTCAAGTACCTATTGTACCGATATTGCAAAGACAGTTCTTTCGCCGGTTTTCCATGTGAACGGCGACGACGTAGAGGCCCTGGCCTTCGTCATCAACATGGCGATGGAGTACAGGCAAACCTTTCATGATGATGTTTTTATCGATATTCTGTGTTACCGCAGGTACGGACATAATGAGTCGGACGAACCAAAGTTCACACAGCCATTGCTTTACAAGGCAATAGAAGCGCACCCCAATCCGCGCGAGATATACTACCAGCAGTTGCTCGCCCAGGGAACTATCAATGCCGACCAGGCAAAGATCATGGAAAAGAATTTCCGCGACCTGCTGCAGCAAAAACTCGATGAGTCGAAAGCCGAGGACAGGTTTACCGATACTATCCAGATGTTTGAGGGTGCCTGGGAGGGCTTGCACCTGGCATCTGCCCAGGATTTTACAAGCCCTGTAAACACGGCAGTAACGAAAGATGAATTTATTGACATTGCCAAAAAAATAACCACGCTGCCTAAGGATAAAGAGTTTTTCAAAAAGATCGAAAAATTGTTTGAAGAGCGCAGCAAAATGGTGACCAAAACTCAAACGTTTGATTGGGCCATGGGTGAGCTTTTGGCTTATGGCAGCCTGCTAAAAGAGGGCCACCCGGTAAGATTGAGCGGAGAGGATGTAAAGCGGGGAACTTTCTCGCACCGTCATGCCGTTTTAACTTTGGTTGACTCGGAAGAAGAATACACACCGCTGGATACTTTGGGCACCGAAGCAAAATTTACGATATACAACTCGTTATTGTCGGAGTATGGCGTGCTGGGTTTTGAATACGGTTATGCGCTTGCTAACCCCAATGCCCTGACAATATGGGAGGCCCAATTTGGCGACTTCTTTAATGGTGCCCAGATCATTGTAGACCAGTATATTGCCAGCGCAGAAACTAAATGGCAGCGCGGTAATGGATTGGTGATGTTGCTGCCCCATGGCTACGAAGGCCAGGGGCCTGAACACTCTTCGGCGCGCATTGAGCGCTTTATGGAACTTTGTGCTGATAATAATATCCAGGTGGCAAATTGTACAACGCCTGCAAATTTCTTCCATATTTTGAGAAGGCAACTGCACCGCGAGTTCCGCAAGCCGCTGATCATTTTTACACCGAAAAGCTTGTTGCGAGCGCCGAAATGTGTGTCGCCGGTAGAAGATTTTACAAATGGGGCTTTCCAGGAAGTAATTGACGATAATTACGCCGATGCGAAAAAGGTGAAACGGGTGTTGTTCTGTTCAGGCAAGCTATATTATGAACTGCTGGAAAAACAACAGGCCGATGAGCGCAGGGATGTTGCCATTGTCCGTATCGAGCAACTATATCCTACGCCCGAACAGCAAATGCTGAAAATAAAGGCCAAATACAGCAAAGCGACTGACTTTATATGGGTGCAGGAAGAACCTGAAAACATGGGTGCCTGGCCTTACATGTGCCGCAAGTTCCGCAAAAGCGAATTGCAACTTGATGTGGTGTCGCGCAACGAAGGCAGCAGCACTGCCACAGGTTTTGCCAAGCAGCACGCCTCGCAGCAATTATATGTGATATCAAAAGCCTTTGATACACCCGCAGGAGAAGCTGTAAAGAAAACGGTAAAAAGAACAACCAATAAAATGGCTAATGTAGCCGCCGACTAA